TCATGAGTAGCTACATCCTGAACATCATGTTTATTGCTTTCCCCTGTTGTAGACCAGGATAAATCGCCATTAAATGTCATTTTAACTGAGGTAATCGTTGTCCCAATTCCTTCAACATCTGTCTTTGCTTGTGGTCCACCGGTTCCAAGACTTTTTTTGAAAATGTTTGCAGTCCAAAAATCCTCTTTGATCCTGAACGTTGAACCAGCTGAATCCCAAGTAGATTCAGCATTTCTTATAGGGTCTTTCCATGATGAGGGTATCGACTGGTACCAATCCCATCCATAATATGCTTTATTTGCATCCCACTTATATCCTGGAGCATCATATGCACTCGCAGGTATTGATGAAAATAGTATTAGCAATGCAACAAAAAATGTACTTAATAGCATTTTTCTATTTCTCATATTCTTATTTCCTCTAAATTATTTCTCCCGGAGGCAAAACCAGCAAGTTTTAAATACGTTTAAAGCCCACATTATATTGCCTTCGGGCATAGTGGGGTTTCGGCCTGATCTTTACCGATGTATGCCTAAATCCCACCCTTCTTTTCATGTACTTGATAGTTTAATCAGTACAGCGATTCATAACCAAACAAACTATATAAACAGTTTGTTTTTTTTTCATAATATATTTACTAAATTATATAATAATATATATTTATCGATAATTAAATATTGGATATATGACATAAAATGTATACTATTAATACACTTTAGGATAAGCATTAGAAAAATTTCACACACGAAAAAATCAAATCCTGATTGCACGAATCTCATCTCAAGAGATTTTGAACTGATAAAACATCTACTCCGCATGTTTTTTAAATATGCATCAACCCCTTACTTTTCAAAACACCCATTCATCCCCTTTCCAGCACAGTCACATCCACACTCCTGTGCCTGGGTCCGTCCAGTTCAGCAAAATAAATGCGCTGCCAGGTACCCGGCACCAATTTCCCGTCAATGACAGGAACAGTCTCACTGGAGCCAGGCAATACAGCCTTCAGGTGAGCATCAGCATTGTTATCTATCCTGTCATGTTCATAGCCAGCAGAGAAAGGAATGAGCTGCTCAAGCAAGTTCAGGATATCAGAGCAAAGACCTGATTCATTCTCGTTAATGATAATGGAGGTTGTGGAATGGCGGGTACTGATCACACATATTCCATTTTGTACTTTGCTACCTTTGACACGTTCCCCAACCTGTGCCGAAATATCCACTAACTCAATCCGTGAACCAGTATGTATATCCAGAGACATAGCGTTCCCTGGATACAAAAGTAGTCAGATACCTTAAATATACTGGAGCTTGTAGGACGCGAAATTCAGGGTTACCATACTTACTATCATGCAGGCAGATAAGGAATACAGCACAGTATCCACAGGGATAGTACTAAGACTTCCATTGGCGATAAACAGGATACCACCTACGATCGATATGGCAAGGAATGTCATACCCGTAGAAGCTAATGCACCGCCGACCAGCGACCAGGGATGCTCGGCACCTCTTCGCTCAAAGAACACAGAGCCCAGCGTGAACCCTATTGCAAATATCAGGAGAATCACGGGTGCCGGTAGCGGCAATCCGGTGTCGAACAGGTAAATGATACCCAGCGCAACTGCAATCATGGTCAGGGACATACCCAGTACTGTAGCCAGTGTCCGCAAAAAATAATTATCCATAGCTATTCTAATTGTCCATCCCTCCGATATTAAACATTTTAATTAAATTATATACAAAGGTGTATATATCACTTTCCCTGAAAAAATCCCTGAAATCACGAAAGAGCCCTTATCCGCCCATTTTTTTCATCATCTTCTGGAGATTGAACTTTCCGCCACGCAGACCCTTAAAAGCCTGCTGCATCATCTTGTGCTGCTTAAGCAGGAGCCGGACATCTTCCTGGGAAGTCCCCGAACCCATAGAAATCCTTTTAATCCTGCTGCTGCCTACGATCTTCGGTTCTTCCAGTTCTTTCTCAGTCATGCTGTCCATGACAACCTTGAACTTCTTGAGCGTGCTCTCAGTGGTCTGGTACTGTTCCTCTGATATGTTCGTACCTTTCGGAATCATCGGAAGACCAGGTATCATCTGCATTATCTGTTTAAGCGGCCCCATCTTTTTCATGGCTTCCATCTGTTTGTACATGTCCTTCAGAGTAAACTTTCCCTTCATCATGTTCTCTACATCGAACTCTTCTTCAGCCATGGCTTCCTGTGCCCGTTCGACAAGACTTTTGATATCCCCCATACCCAGAAGCCGTGAAATGAACCGGTCAGGTTCAAACTTCTCAAAATCGTCCGGTCTCTCTCCGGTACCGATAAAAGCAATGGATGTTCTGGTCTCGGATACTGCAGACAGTGCTCCACCACCCTTGGCTGTACCATCAAGTTTACTGATTACCACTCCGGTAATACCGATGGATTGATTGAATACCTTAGCCTGTTCACTGGCCTGTTGGCCCAGTGCCGCATCAATGACCAGCAACTTATGTTCGGGCATGGATACCTTATGTATCTCCTCCATTTCCCGGATCAGGTCATCCTCCATGGCATGCCGTCCGGCGGTATCGATGATCAGCACATCGTGTTTGGCCACAGCCTGCATCCCGCGCCTGACAATGGCAACGGCGTCCTTATTGTCCTTCTCGCCATAGAAGGGAACATTCAACCGGCCACAGAGCGTGCTTAACTGTTCATAGGCTCCGGGTCTGTATGTATCAGCGCATATAACAGCCGGTTTCAATCCTTTTCTCTGGAAGAACCTGGCAAGTTTTGAGGTAGTAGTGGTCTTACCGCTGCCCTGGAGGCCCACCATCATGATCTTTTGCCCGGTAAGTTTCACACCGGTCCCGGTACCCATGATATGTATGAGTTCCTGGTACACGATATTTATCACATGTTCACGGGGACTCATACCAGGGGGAACATCTTCCTTCAAGGACCGTTCCTTGATAGTCCTGGATAATTCCATAACCATTTTAACATTGACATCTGCCTGCAGCAATGCGCGCTGAATTTCCTTTACAGCTTCTCCCACAACCTTTTCATCTATCCTGCCAGCACCTGCTAACTTTTTCAGAGTATTTTGCAGTGAACTTCCCAGTTTATCCAATACCATGGTGACCTTCCTATCGAAATTTACTTTTACATGTGTTCAAGATAAATAAATAACTACCTTTAAATTACGAACACAAACGTGAACCAGGCAATCAATACTAATATCACAGAATGTTTCAATCCTGCCATTGCTTCGCCTTCCCCCATCTGTCCTGCTACCAGACCCGAAGAGAATCCCTGTATCAATGATGCATGGAAGAACAGGCGGTTGAACGTATCAGGATTGAAAGCACCTACGAATTTCTCGGCTCCACTACCGGTTCTCGCAGCAGTGACACCGGCTTCAGCCATCACAGGAATGAAGCTATACGACAGTATCCCGATCACGAACAGGAATACCATGAATGACATGTAACTTATGACTACATAAATAATCATGTTACTGAGCCTTTCCCGTTCAAGAAGTTTAATGGTATAAGCATCAGTGGCAGCTACTTCCAGGACATCCGGAACATTACCACCAGCCCGGCTGGCCTGGTTTATCAATGCTACAGAGCGGTGTATCAGTGGTGTTTCAACCCTGTCTGCAAATTTTTCAAGAGCTTCTTCAAATGATATACCCCAGGAGAGCATGGAATCGATCTGCCTGATCTCAGGACTCAGGTCGCCATACTCGCCTTTAGCGATTGTGTTAACTGAGCGGGTAAGAGTCATTCCTGACCGGTTCATTTCGGCAACGTCCCTGAGGAAATTAGGGAAATACTCTTCTATCTTCTTGACAGTCCGTCTGTGGGTATGTTGAAGTATTCCGGGGGGGATTATTGCAATCAGTATGGAGAACAGCACAACATGATCGAAGGCAGGAGTAAAACCAGTTTGTATACCGAAAAGTATCAGGAAGGTTATGGCAATAGGAAGACTGAATACCAATCCATACATTGGCTGTCGTTTCATTTGTTGCTTAGGTGACTTTAGGAAATTACGTATATTAATCCATTTCCTGGCTTCGGTTATTTCCAGAAGTACTTTATCCTGTTCCAATCCCTCTGAAAGAACATCAAGCTCACGATTGTCTGGAGTCAAATCTTTCATCATATCTTACACCTCCGGAGTAATGCTGGAAATAAGTATTACAAATGTCAGGGTGGCTAAAGGAATTGCGATGTATATCAGTAAATACATCAACATGAGATCCATACCGCCCATTGTGGCCATGACCGACATCATTACAATTAAAAAGAGGGGACCGGCAACAAACGCTGTAATATAGGTCTCAGCAATAAGTCCGAGGGTTTCAAGGAACTCCTGTTGTTCCCGTCTATTCTCAATAACGTACTGATTCGCTTTGATCTTGAAATATGATTCTAAATCACCACCGGATGAGACGATAGTAATTGCTCCCTGGAGAAATTCCTGGAACCTGTACGATGGAGTCGTAGAAGCTACCGTCTTCATTGCTTGAACAAGGTCAAAACCAAGTACTTTTATGTTCCTGACTATGTATGATGCTTCTTTAGCTGCTTCACCATATATTGTATTCTTTGCAAGACTGCTCAAAATATCGACAGGTATCACACCGGCACCTGACATTGCAGACATATAATGCACGGCATAGGGAAGCATCAGATCGATATTTCGTTTTCTATCGCTGTTAATTGCTTTAGGGGCATTTATGAAAGCAACATATGTCCCGCCGCCAAAAACAACCACAATTAAGATGGTAGAGACCACTTTCCAGAAAATATCTTTATACTCGCGGAAGCCCAAAAAAACATCAGTTACTATCGAACGAGAAAAAGTAATGTCCGGTACACCAAGCAATGATACCAGGAGAACCGCAACAATCAACCCGAATAGTGCCATTAAAATCGAACAGGTAACTGCCATCGACAGGTACATATCATAACTAATGTTCATTCTGGTCTTGAGCAAATCCTGTCTCAATTCAAAGTAATGTTCGCGCCGCTTTTTAAAGTATTCCCCGAATAAATGATATGAATAACTACCAAGATGCTTAATTGCCATAAAGTTCTTTCCTCACAATTTCCATCAACGTTTTTGGTTCACGATAGTACGATACAACGATCTTGGCCACATCTTCATAATGTTTAACATTCTTCATCCGCGCCCATTCAAGGATCTCCTGTCTCTGTTTGAGTTCAATCTGGAGACGTTCATCGTTCCATCCTCTGTTCTGCAATATAGATTCAAGGACATACGACCTTCCCGAATAAATAAATTCATCTTTTGACGCATTCCATGTGAAAACCTCATTTGTGAGCAATTCTCCGGTCCTGGGGTCAACTCCTACGATCTCTGTAATGGATTTAGCCCGTCGGACTCTTTCTTCTCCGACCCTTACCTGCACCTGGATAATGACAATATCAAGTGCCTGGAGCATTATCCTTGGTACATTTATGGGAGGATTCTCAAGTCGGTGTACCACAGATTGGACAGAATCTGCATGCATGGTCGAAAAAGTAGTGTGACCTGTACTCATTGCCTGGAATAACACGTACGCCTCTTCACCCCGTACTTCACCTACAAGAAGGTATTCAGGACGCTGTCTCAATGCTGCCCTTAACAGGTCGTACATATCAATAGAACCTGCTTCGCCACCCGTGAACGTTTCCCGGGTTACACCAGCAATCCAGTTAGGATGCGGCAGGTTCAACTCCCTGGTATCTTCAATGGACACAATTTTTGTCTGTGGCGGAATGAACAGGGCCATAGCATTCATAGAAGTGGTTTTTCCTGACGCAGTTCCACCTGCAAAAATGAGATTTTTGTTATTCTCTGCAGCTAACCACATATAGGATGTAATGGATGTCGAATATGTATGGAAGTCTATAAGGTCGGGTGGAGTCAGCGGGCTTTCCTTGAATTTTCTGATAGTAAATGAACTGCCCCTGGTGGTCACTTCCCGGCCAAGCGTCAATTGTATCCTTGAACCATCAGGCATCGTGGCATCAAGGAGGGGATCAGCAATAGAGATGTGTCTTCCACATATCTGTGCTATCCTTGTTACAAATCCATCAAGTTTTGACTCATTATCAAATTTTATATCAGCCTCGATTGAATCGTATTTCCTATGGTACACAAACAGGGATGAATGTGGACCGTCACAGGAAATATCCTCAAGGTTGGCGTCATGCATGAGCGGATCAATAATTCCATATCCCATAAACTCGGTAAACAGGAAATACATAATCTTCGTAAAGGATATGGTATCAATTTTTATTTGGTAATCCCAGAGTATATCTGTCACTTTATCCTGCAGATATTTCTTTGCGCCTTTTTCTTCCAGCTGGGTAAGGTTTACATCAAGGGTTTCACCAAGCCTGACCTTTAGTTCAGCGAATAGTTGTTTTTCGCCTTCGGTTAACTCTGGTTCAAGGGTCTGGTACAGATAACTATGGGAGTTAGGATTATAGACCACCCTGACATAAGCATAGGGCACATTTACTTCATAGACTTCGATCTCATCATAGAGAAAATTTGTTGGTAAAGATAAATCGACCAGAGGTCCGTGCTTTTCAGGGTCATAATCTTCCAGTACCAGCTTTTCCCGTTTAAAGCGCTGGGTAATGCGTTCGATAAATGAAAGTTTTGGAACAGGTATTTCTTCAATGTCCGGAGATAAGACCGCTTCTGTTTCCAGTCGAGTGATTTCCTGTAATGTCTTCTCCCATATTGATTCTAGGGAATCGGGCAATACTACTCGTCTGTGTTCTATTGTGCGACTGTCACCAATACGGTATCGCAACCTGCCAATATTGATCTTATCTCCATCTGGCATGATAAGTTCAGACAGCATGGATTCAGGTGTTGCAGATTCTGATTGTTTTTTCTTGATAGTTACAATATTGTTGTTTACCTGATTGTTACTACTGGAAGTCTCATCTCCCGCGATAATAGACCTGCCAGATTTTGTGATTACAGCATCCTGCGCCTTCTCGACAGCTTCCGGTTCATTGAAATCATCATGAGATGTATCAGGAGTTGATAAGACGGATGAGTCATCTTGTTCAGGTTCAGTCACTCTCTCCCCTTCATTGAAAGTACCTGGTGAAACGTTCCGATGGTCCCTCATTATACGGGTATTTTCAACAGACTTCAACCGATTTTTAAGGTCGGTTTGATCAGCCTCCGAATCATTTTTTAACATTACCAAACCTTCATTTTTTATGCTACACTATATATTCTTTTTATTCAGATTGATGTAATAGGATATAAAAGTTATATGAGACCTAATAATAATTTGAGATTCTATAATATATTCTATGATATTATTTAGCAGTAAGTAAGTACTTATACGTAACGATGACATACATCATAAATTCTATGCAGGAAGATTACTATTTTGTCTGTCGTGAACTCATCAGTAAGATATTAGAGGGTACTATCAAGACAAAAATAGACCTAAGCAGGGAAAAAAAGACACTCAGCGCACAACATCATCTCAGCAATTTCCCGGGAAATTCAATGATATTGTCCCAGACACTACC
The nucleotide sequence above comes from ANME-2 cluster archaeon. Encoded proteins:
- a CDS encoding matrixin family metalloprotease — translated: MRNRKMLLSTFFVALLILFSSIPASAYDAPGYKWDANKAYYGWDWYQSIPSSWKDPIRNAESTWDSAGSTFRIKEDFWTANIFKKSLGTGGPQAKTDVEGIGTTITSVKMTFNGDLSWSTTGESNKHDVQDVATHEFGHFLYLGDLYGPHDVIKTMYGFGGLGVTYRRTLNLDDKDGIKFLYGAE
- a CDS encoding secondary thiamine-phosphate synthase enzyme YjbQ, whose protein sequence is MSLDIHTGSRIELVDISAQVGERVKGSKVQNGICVISTRHSTTSIIINENESGLCSDILNLLEQLIPFSAGYEHDRIDNNADAHLKAVLPGSSETVPVIDGKLVPGTWQRIYFAELDGPRHRSVDVTVLERG
- a CDS encoding heat-shock protein, with protein sequence MDNYFLRTLATVLGMSLTMIAVALGIIYLFDTGLPLPAPVILLIFAIGFTLGSVFFERRGAEHPWSLVGGALASTGMTFLAISIVGGILFIANGSLSTIPVDTVLYSLSACMIVSMVTLNFASYKLQYI
- a CDS encoding signal recognition particle protein Srp54, producing MVLDKLGSSLQNTLKKLAGAGRIDEKVVGEAVKEIQRALLQADVNVKMVMELSRTIKERSLKEDVPPGMSPREHVINIVYQELIHIMGTGTGVKLTGQKIMMVGLQGSGKTTTTSKLARFFQRKGLKPAVICADTYRPGAYEQLSTLCGRLNVPFYGEKDNKDAVAIVRRGMQAVAKHDVLIIDTAGRHAMEDDLIREMEEIHKVSMPEHKLLVIDAALGQQASEQAKVFNQSIGITGVVISKLDGTAKGGGALSAVSETRTSIAFIGTGERPDDFEKFEPDRFISRLLGMGDIKSLVERAQEAMAEEEFDVENMMKGKFTLKDMYKQMEAMKKMGPLKQIMQMIPGLPMIPKGTNISEEQYQTTESTLKKFKVVMDSMTEKELEEPKIVGSSRIKRISMGSGTSQEDVRLLLKQHKMMQQAFKGLRGGKFNLQKMMKKMGG
- a CDS encoding type II secretion system F family protein, coding for MMKDLTPDNRELDVLSEGLEQDKVLLEITEARKWINIRNFLKSPKQQMKRQPMYGLVFSLPIAITFLILFGIQTGFTPAFDHVVLFSILIAIIPPGILQHTHRRTVKKIEEYFPNFLRDVAEMNRSGMTLTRSVNTIAKGEYGDLSPEIRQIDSMLSWGISFEEALEKFADRVETPLIHRSVALINQASRAGGNVPDVLEVAATDAYTIKLLERERLSNMIIYVVISYMSFMVFLFVIGILSYSFIPVMAEAGVTAARTGSGAEKFVGAFNPDTFNRLFFHASLIQGFSSGLVAGQMGEGEAMAGLKHSVILVLIAWFTFVFVI
- a CDS encoding type II secretion system F family protein, giving the protein MAIKHLGSYSYHLFGEYFKKRREHYFELRQDLLKTRMNISYDMYLSMAVTCSILMALFGLIVAVLLVSLLGVPDITFSRSIVTDVFLGFREYKDIFWKVVSTILIVVVFGGGTYVAFINAPKAINSDRKRNIDLMLPYAVHYMSAMSGAGVIPVDILSSLAKNTIYGEAAKEASYIVRNIKVLGFDLVQAMKTVASTTPSYRFQEFLQGAITIVSSGGDLESYFKIKANQYVIENRREQQEFLETLGLIAETYITAFVAGPLFLIVMMSVMATMGGMDLMLMYLLIYIAIPLATLTFVILISSITPEV
- a CDS encoding type II/IV secretion system ATPase subunit yields the protein MLSELIMPDGDKINIGRLRYRIGDSRTIEHRRVVLPDSLESIWEKTLQEITRLETEAVLSPDIEEIPVPKLSFIERITQRFKREKLVLEDYDPEKHGPLVDLSLPTNFLYDEIEVYEVNVPYAYVRVVYNPNSHSYLYQTLEPELTEGEKQLFAELKVRLGETLDVNLTQLEEKGAKKYLQDKVTDILWDYQIKIDTISFTKIMYFLFTEFMGYGIIDPLMHDANLEDISCDGPHSSLFVYHRKYDSIEADIKFDNESKLDGFVTRIAQICGRHISIADPLLDATMPDGSRIQLTLGREVTTRGSSFTIRKFKESPLTPPDLIDFHTYSTSITSYMWLAAENNKNLIFAGGTASGKTTSMNAMALFIPPQTKIVSIEDTRELNLPHPNWIAGVTRETFTGGEAGSIDMYDLLRAALRQRPEYLLVGEVRGEEAYVLFQAMSTGHTTFSTMHADSVQSVVHRLENPPINVPRIMLQALDIVIIQVQVRVGEERVRRAKSITEIVGVDPRTGELLTNEVFTWNASKDEFIYSGRSYVLESILQNRGWNDERLQIELKQRQEILEWARMKNVKHYEDVAKIVVSYYREPKTLMEIVRKELYGN